From the genome of Calliopsis andreniformis isolate RMS-2024a unplaced genomic scaffold, iyCalAndr_principal scaffold0022, whole genome shotgun sequence:
agCCCTTGCACCTTTTTTTTTAACAGAGAAAGGTGAGTCCTTTCAGCCACAGGCACCAGGTTACATGTCCATTAACGTTTAGAACGGTACTTGATTTAAATGACACTTGCTTACAATATTGTTCTCGCATAGATTTTTTTTCATTATCAACAAAAGTTTAAGCATTTTACAAGGGTTAGTCCACATATTACAGTTTTTTTCTTCTTCcgtatttcattttttttcttttcatttttaatttgtACGTTTAAGAAACACCTTTCGATGAATAGCACGCAACACCACACTATATGCTTAACTGTCAGTAAGTTTTACTCAATATCCCTTGAAACTGAATTACGTTCCTCTTCGTAGTAGTTACGATTAGATAATATCTATGATGCCGACACGACGCTAATTATCATACATGTTGATTATTTAACAGAAGGAGATAGTCTCAATGACAAGAGTTCTGTCACAGTAATTAGAAGCCCTTTGTATATCCAAGAAAGCAAAGGTAAGTAGTAAGACGATAATTAGTCGTAGCGTGCTTCctttacgatgattactatcatgaatagtattatatttttcttgtatcCACCGCTACTGGCGTGAGCCACCTCTGCCTTTGCCACGACCACCATCCCGATCCTGTGAACaaaacgtaataataaatacaTAATTTGTGAAAATGATTCGATGGAACGTGTTGCTTTATGTTACTATTTACCTTACGCTGGTGATGCAAGTGCGATGGATGAGGATGATGATCCCTTTGCAAATCTGGATGTCCTCTATTTCTATGGTTGGAAGAATGATGATGTATAGCATTTGGCGGTGCTTTACGTTGGTCTTCTTCTGCTTGCTTACGTTCGTAATGTCCAAAATCGTCGAAAATACTAGTCGAGTGTCGATAAGTATGCAATATACGCAACACTGTCACGCCTTTTGCATGAGGGACTTCCTGTGCATCCCTTGAATTAGTCACTGGTTTGTTCTCATTGTTTTCTAATTTAATATGACGAAGTTGCACATTAGGAACATCCTTTACGTAAATCCAACGTACACGAAATTGACCTTTCCATTTATCTTGAGACCAGACAGAACTGTTGCTCTGATAATCAACAGGTGACACCATTTGGGCCATACCACAGAAATGACCCGATCCATTCACAGAAAAGAACAAGTATAAAGGTGCACCTTCGCGAGTGGCTTCTCTGTATGCTTGATCCAATCTTTTGTTACCATGTTCAGTACTACACCAAATTTCATACTTAATGGATCTGTGAATGTCATCTTCTGAATAAGATTTAATCACGAAAAACCTAGCTCCAGGAGCAGTTTGATCAAATTCTACAGGATTATAATCGTTTTTCACTTTTAGCTCATCCAGAACAGGATGTGATTGCGATTGTGCtatttgctgttgctgctgctgttgcagcggctgttgctgttgctgttgatgttgttgctgctgctgctgtggtGGTGGAGGAGGCTGTTGCTGTTGTGGTtgatgttgctgctgctgttgctgctgctgcggtTGGTGTTGCTGTTGTGGCATATGAATCTGAGGCTGTGGAGGCGATGGAGGTGTTGTAGGCTGCCTATTCCAACACGGTGGAGGAGGAGGGGGTCTCTGTCTTTGCACTAACGGTGGAGGCGGTGGGACAGGAGGCTGTACCTGTGGTGGGGGTGGTGCTGTTGGAGGAGGTGCAGAAGATTTACCTTCTCCCCATGTTCCAATATCCATATTATGTTTCCCTGGGACAATAGGTGGCGGTGGCATTCCAGCCTTCTTTTTCATTCCTTGAGTAGATGAAAGAGGAGGGACTGGCTTGGCTGGTTGGCTCGCAACACTGGCCCATGTTATTTTTCTAGGTTCCTTCACTTCTGGCTTTATTGGTTGATTAGATGTAGTTTGTTGATCCTGTCGAGGTATTTCACCACTTCCCAGTGACAAGCTCTGTACACTTTGTTCAATAGTTTTAATTTCTGTATTACTAGGCGTTGGATAATTCTCATTTCCACGTGGAGCCTGGTAATAATCTTCATAGCGTGTTTTTCTGGGAGTCCCCCAGGCACTAAAATCTCCATTTCCATGAAAGTAATTAAAAGCAGGCTGGCCAAAGGTACTAAAACCACCTCCTGCACTAGCAGAGAACATTCCATCCATGCCATATGCATCATGACCTATTTGACCTCCATATCCAGAAAGAAACGCAACTGGATCTGTTCCGTTTGACCAAGTACCGTCTCCAGCACCAAATGTTTGATAAGGGAATGAAGTACCTGCATAGTAAGGACTATATGGGTCACCAGTACCGATTGGATAACTCGAATGGTGCGTATTGTTGCCTCCTCTCCATGAATCAAATCCGGTGTCTTCTCCACCAGCATGTTCTGTTTGTGGCTGCTGCTGGTGTTCTTTAGGACCATTGCTCACTATTAGAGATTGAATTTATCTCATTAATCTACTAAATGAACTTTTTATATATAATCTTTTATTGAAGTAGACTTGAAATTACTTAATGTACATCAATATTGTTCTGATTACAgacatacaaattaaataagaaACTTGTTTAGAGTTCTAAAAGTGTCTATATCTAAGAATCTAGAATATTATTAGAGTTTTTACAATTTCTTTAAATAAGCACCTTAGATTTTCTATCACTTGCAAGGTACTAATTACAAAAATCAGTGATCTTTTATTCTTTTTCCTAGatagttttttttttatacataATTACAAACTCCGAACTATACAAATTTATGTATGTTATTATAAAACAATGAACATGTTCTCATATAACAAATAACAATGATTACCTTTAAATTTCTGGAAG
Proteins encoded in this window:
- the Ythdf gene encoding YTH domain-containing family protein isoform X1, whose amino-acid sequence is MSTGLAGAVSNQRMKGQTNSQVSNGPKEHQQQPQTEHAGGEDTGFDSWRGGNNTHHSSYPIGTGDPYSPYYAGTSFPYQTFGAGDGTWSNGTDPVAFLSGYGGQIGHDAYGMDGMFSASAGGGFSTFGQPAFNYFHGNGDFSAWGTPRKTRYEDYYQAPRGNENYPTPSNTEIKTIEQSVQSLSLGSGEIPRQDQQTTSNQPIKPEVKEPRKITWASVASQPAKPVPPLSSTQGMKKKAGMPPPPIVPGKHNMDIGTWGEGKSSAPPPTAPPPPQVQPPVPPPPPLVQRQRPPPPPPCWNRQPTTPPSPPQPQIHMPQQQHQPQQQQQQQQHQPQQQQPPPPPQQQQQQHQQQQQQPLQQQQQQQIAQSQSHPVLDELKVKNDYNPVEFDQTAPGARFFVIKSYSEDDIHRSIKYEIWCSTEHGNKRLDQAYREATREGAPLYLFFSVNGSGHFCGMAQMVSPVDYQSNSSVWSQDKWKGQFRVRWIYVKDVPNVQLRHIKLENNENKPVTNSRDAQEVPHAKGVTVLRILHTYRHSTSIFDDFGHYERKQAEEDQRKAPPNAIHHHSSNHRNRGHPDLQRDHHPHPSHLHHQRKDRDGGRGKGRGGSRQ
- the Ythdf gene encoding YTH domain-containing family protein isoform X2 encodes the protein MSTGLAGAVSNQRMKGQTNSQEHQQQPQTEHAGGEDTGFDSWRGGNNTHHSSYPIGTGDPYSPYYAGTSFPYQTFGAGDGTWSNGTDPVAFLSGYGGQIGHDAYGMDGMFSASAGGGFSTFGQPAFNYFHGNGDFSAWGTPRKTRYEDYYQAPRGNENYPTPSNTEIKTIEQSVQSLSLGSGEIPRQDQQTTSNQPIKPEVKEPRKITWASVASQPAKPVPPLSSTQGMKKKAGMPPPPIVPGKHNMDIGTWGEGKSSAPPPTAPPPPQVQPPVPPPPPLVQRQRPPPPPPCWNRQPTTPPSPPQPQIHMPQQQHQPQQQQQQQQHQPQQQQPPPPPQQQQQQHQQQQQQPLQQQQQQQIAQSQSHPVLDELKVKNDYNPVEFDQTAPGARFFVIKSYSEDDIHRSIKYEIWCSTEHGNKRLDQAYREATREGAPLYLFFSVNGSGHFCGMAQMVSPVDYQSNSSVWSQDKWKGQFRVRWIYVKDVPNVQLRHIKLENNENKPVTNSRDAQEVPHAKGVTVLRILHTYRHSTSIFDDFGHYERKQAEEDQRKAPPNAIHHHSSNHRNRGHPDLQRDHHPHPSHLHHQRKDRDGGRGKGRGGSRQ